Below is a genomic region from Venturia canescens isolate UGA chromosome 1, ASM1945775v1, whole genome shotgun sequence.
tttcatcagtAATATCAAATAAATGAAGTTCATTTCAtgaaagttgattttttaacAGAAATTAAACTCTTTGAATATACCATATTAgtacttattttttttgtcagaCTACGGGAGATTCTTGCGGCTCCAATTCGGATTCAGAAGATACTCCATTGGTACCGCAGGCATCGGGAAGTCCAGAAAAAGCCGATCCAGCCTATCGATACTATGTGATAAACGATAAAATTGAGTTGGGAGAAATggcttcgatatttttcgacaAAACTGGGGTTACGCTTTTTTACGTTTGCCTGGTTGTTTATTTGTACGGAGATTTAAGTATTTATGGTGCAGCTGTGGCTAAATCCCTTGCCGATGTTGCTTGCACTTATCAAGCTCCAAATTTTACCTGCAACAGTACAATACCTGATACGGAAATCTGCTGGGAAGGCTCACCACTCAATCGTCTTGATGCCTAcagaatatttctcgtaattattgatcgatcaatatttttttccagtaataaatattaataataatttcccGGGCCTTAGAGGTCTCGATTCTTAAAATATTCGAATTCAGGTttcaaatgacaaaaaaatctcTGTATACagccaaattttttcaaatcgtcccTGATATTTCctttaatttatatttttttcaatttcagacCATTTTCGTACTCACTCTTGGCccattcgttttcttcaacattCAAAAAACAAAGTATCTTCAGCTTTTGACGTCGCTGATGCGTTGGCTCGCATTCGCAATAATGATCGTTTATGCATCAAGAATTCTCATAGTCGAAGGTCCCCAAGGATCACCTCCTGCGGCGAATATACTTGGTAAGTTGAACACTTGAATCTGAATGTTTTACGTTGGAATAAAATTGTGCAATAAATTATCGGCCATTTAAAGTTTAGCATTCGAAGCCGAGCATTATTACGATTCGTGTATTTTTTACTATtgtattttaatatttacacAAGAAACGTTTGAGAGGAAGAACCTGAAGAAATATTCTTCTATGAAATCTATGAAAGGAATGTGCAGTCATTTATCTCTTCTACGCAAATGCTGATGTCATAAGctataagaaagaaaaaacaacttgACTCTTTGATCACATCATGAATATTGTAAATTGGTCTTTTTTTCACAGGAATTCCGGCGCTGTTCGGTGCGTGTGTTTACTCGTTCATGTGTCATCATTCACTGCCAGCTCTGGTGGCTCCGATCACGAACAAAGCAACGTTGAATCGTTCGCTATCGGTCGACTACATTCTGATagcaattttttatcttctgcTCGCTTTGACCGGTGCATTTGCTTTCCAACATCTGGACGATCTTTACACTCTGGATTTTGGTCCTCGTGGATCGGGCGATTGTTCAAAAagtacgaattttttcatggttataACGGAATACTTTTTAGCTCTATTTCCAGTGTTCACGTTGTCTACAAGTTTTCCAATAATAGCGATAACCCTGAGAAACAATTTAGAGTCGTTGTTTCTCGACAAAGAAAAagtttacaatatttttctgcGCAAACTTCTCTTTCCCATTGTCGCCGTTATTCCACCATACACGATTGCTATGATAACGAAAGACTTGTCGATTCTGGTTGGAATAACCGGATCTTACGCCGGTGCCGGTATACAATATTTGATACCAACTTTTCTTGTTTATTACGCAAGAAAAAAGACCGATCGTGTA
It encodes:
- the LOC122419054 gene encoding transmembrane protein 104 homolog; this encodes MPEQNPADQYSTSVGLIYIFNLIVGTGALTLPAVFSRAGWVLGLLVILILAFISFITVTFVIETMASANAILTWRNIQNRKRTTGDSCGSNSDSEDTPLVPQASGSPEKADPAYRYYVINDKIELGEMASIFFDKTGVTLFYVCLVVYLYGDLSIYGAAVAKSLADVACTYQAPNFTCNSTIPDTEICWEGSPLNRLDAYRIFLTIFVLTLGPFVFFNIQKTKYLQLLTSLMRWLAFAIMIVYASRILIVEGPQGSPPAANILGIPALFGACVYSFMCHHSLPALVAPITNKATLNRSLSVDYILIAIFYLLLALTGAFAFQHLDDLYTLDFGPRGSGDCSKSTNFFMVITEYFLALFPVFTLSTSFPIIAITLRNNLESLFLDKEKVYNIFLRKLLFPIVAVIPPYTIAMITKDLSILVGITGSYAGAGIQYLIPTFLVYYARKKTDRVIGLGVINKFSSPFSGNCWLGFVIVWASACMVLVSVNLIETHFWDRST